The following coding sequences are from one Polynucleobacter sp. JS-JIR-II-50 window:
- a CDS encoding bifunctional riboflavin kinase/FAD synthetase: MNVFRGPTQFSAGPACALTIGNFDGVHRGHRALLKELVDGAKDQGLVSCVMTFEPHPKEFFSSEQAPPRILNLRDKLAALAELGVDRVVVEHFNSAFAKLSPEEFVSEIIVKRLNAKWILIGDDFCYGAKRAGNFASLKAAGEKYGFEVSSIQTIQENGERISSSALRTALASGDMQLAEKLLGRPYGISGHVLHGQKLGRQLGFPTLNLAVANHLHHRKPATTGIFTAQVLGLSDKPLPAVASLGVRPTVEDAGRVLLETHIFDYNADLYGKIITVELLEKIRDEAKYPDLETLTQAIASDATHARNYFQKKAYV; this comes from the coding sequence GTGAACGTATTCCGTGGCCCCACCCAGTTTTCTGCAGGACCAGCTTGTGCCCTAACCATCGGCAATTTCGATGGCGTGCACAGGGGTCATCGCGCCTTGCTCAAGGAGTTGGTTGATGGCGCCAAGGATCAAGGTCTGGTTAGTTGTGTAATGACCTTTGAGCCACATCCAAAAGAATTCTTTTCATCAGAACAAGCCCCGCCCCGCATTCTGAATTTACGCGACAAATTAGCTGCCCTTGCCGAACTTGGAGTAGACCGTGTTGTTGTAGAACACTTCAACTCTGCTTTTGCCAAACTGTCGCCCGAGGAATTTGTTTCAGAAATTATTGTTAAACGACTGAACGCTAAATGGATTTTGATTGGTGATGACTTTTGCTATGGCGCAAAACGTGCAGGTAACTTTGCCAGCCTGAAAGCTGCTGGCGAAAAATATGGCTTTGAAGTATCTAGCATCCAAACCATTCAAGAAAATGGTGAGCGCATTTCTAGTTCTGCACTTCGTACTGCGCTAGCCTCTGGTGACATGCAGTTAGCTGAAAAATTATTAGGGCGTCCTTACGGAATATCTGGGCACGTGCTTCATGGTCAGAAGCTAGGACGTCAACTTGGGTTCCCCACTTTGAATTTAGCAGTTGCCAATCATCTGCACCATCGCAAACCGGCAACGACTGGAATCTTCACCGCACAAGTGTTAGGCTTGAGTGATAAGCCACTGCCTGCTGTGGCTAGCTTGGGCGTAAGACCGACAGTGGAAGATGCGGGCAGAGTATTGCTAGAAACCCACATCTTTGACTACAACGCGGATCTTTACGGAAAAATTATTACCGTTGAACTATTAGAAAAAATCCGTGACGAGGCAAAGTATCCAGACCTCGAAACCCTTACACAAGCGATTGCATCTGATGCAACGCACGCCAGAAATTATTTCCAGAAAAAAGCTTATGTCTGA
- the ileS gene encoding isoleucine--tRNA ligase, with translation MSRKKLMSEKENSYPVNLLDTSFPMRGDLAKREPQWVAGWQKNKLYEKIRAAHANQPKFILHDGPPYANGDIHIGHAVNKILKDMIVKSRWLMGFDSVYVPGWDCHGMPIEIQIEKEFGKNLPTAEVQSKARAYAHVQVEKQKKDFERLGVLGDWNNPYLTMNFRNEADEIRALGKIWEKGYVFRGLKPVNWCFDCGSALAEAEVEYQDKTDPTVDVGFAFDDAQRPQLAKAFGLAELPNKPGQIVIWTTTPWTIPANQAMNVHPELTYALVDVGDKLLILAKDRVEICLQDYGLEGAVIATCQGAQLANISFWHPLAQLHDGYKRLSPIYPAEYVTLDTGTGIVHSAPAYGEEDFKSCKANKLADKDILNPVMGNGVYASWLPLFANEYIWKANPKIVEAMREAGSLLRDKTYTHSYMHCWRHKSPIIYRATSQWFASMDKKPSDGQASLRETALTGINSTEFFPAWGKQRLSSMIANRPDWTLSRQRQWGVPMAFFVHKESGEPHPRTVELLEEIALRVEKEGIEAWQKLEVAELLGEEAAQYEKNRDTLDVWFDSGTTHWHVIRGSHRNELLTADAETPNGRLADLYLEGSDQHRGWFHSSLLTGAMLDGKPPYKALLTHGFTVDGQGRKMSKSVGNVIAPQQVADKLGAEIIRLWVASTDYSGEMTISDEILKRVTESYRRIRNTLRFLLANLSDFDPSKHTMPAEQWLEIDRYAVALANQLQSDTEAHYKAYEFQPAVARMLSFCSEDLGGFYLDILKDRLYTSAPDSPDRRAAQNALFQITRNLLKWLSPFLSFTAEEAWKDFPHGSGSKPAESIFMEEFGKFSDINHADELLAKWNRIREIRSEVTKAIEVEREAGNVGSSLQAELTIKVGDVDFAILHSLEDNLRFVTITSSANIELSNEGLEVLVRGSQYKKCGRCWHHTKDVGSNADHPELCGRCISNLFGDGDHRLFA, from the coding sequence ATTTCCAGAAAAAAGCTTATGTCTGAAAAAGAAAACTCTTACCCCGTCAATCTTCTAGATACCTCTTTCCCAATGCGAGGAGATCTAGCTAAGCGCGAGCCACAGTGGGTTGCAGGCTGGCAAAAAAATAAGCTCTACGAAAAGATTCGTGCAGCCCATGCCAATCAACCAAAATTCATTCTGCATGATGGCCCTCCATATGCAAACGGCGATATTCATATTGGACACGCAGTTAACAAGATTCTGAAAGACATGATTGTCAAGTCACGCTGGCTCATGGGTTTTGACTCTGTTTATGTGCCTGGCTGGGATTGCCATGGCATGCCGATTGAAATTCAAATTGAAAAAGAGTTTGGCAAAAACTTACCAACTGCCGAAGTGCAGTCAAAGGCGCGTGCTTATGCCCATGTTCAAGTGGAAAAACAGAAGAAAGATTTTGAACGCTTGGGTGTATTAGGTGATTGGAATAACCCCTACCTCACTATGAACTTTCGCAACGAGGCTGATGAAATCCGCGCCCTTGGGAAGATCTGGGAAAAGGGATATGTGTTCCGTGGATTAAAGCCGGTGAACTGGTGTTTTGATTGTGGCTCTGCACTTGCTGAAGCCGAAGTGGAATACCAAGACAAAACTGACCCAACGGTGGATGTTGGCTTTGCCTTTGATGATGCACAGCGTCCACAGCTAGCAAAAGCGTTTGGACTTGCCGAGCTACCAAATAAACCAGGTCAAATTGTCATCTGGACAACAACCCCCTGGACCATTCCTGCTAACCAAGCAATGAATGTCCACCCAGAACTTACTTACGCTTTAGTAGATGTTGGCGACAAGTTATTAATTCTGGCAAAGGACCGAGTTGAGATTTGCTTGCAAGACTATGGTCTAGAAGGCGCAGTGATTGCCACTTGCCAAGGTGCTCAATTGGCAAACATTTCCTTCTGGCATCCGCTAGCGCAGTTGCATGATGGCTATAAGCGCCTGTCTCCCATTTACCCTGCCGAGTACGTCACGCTCGATACAGGTACCGGTATTGTTCACTCTGCTCCTGCCTATGGTGAGGAAGACTTTAAATCCTGCAAAGCCAATAAGCTTGCTGATAAGGACATTCTTAATCCCGTGATGGGTAATGGAGTGTACGCATCATGGTTACCGCTCTTCGCCAACGAATACATCTGGAAAGCAAACCCAAAGATTGTTGAAGCTATGCGCGAAGCAGGCAGCTTGTTACGTGATAAAACTTACACTCACTCATACATGCACTGCTGGCGTCACAAGTCGCCGATTATTTATCGCGCTACCTCACAATGGTTTGCAAGCATGGATAAGAAGCCATCTGATGGCCAAGCCAGTTTGCGCGAAACTGCATTGACAGGGATTAATAGCACTGAGTTCTTCCCAGCATGGGGCAAACAGCGCTTAAGTAGCATGATTGCTAATCGCCCTGATTGGACTCTGTCACGTCAGCGCCAATGGGGCGTCCCAATGGCGTTCTTTGTTCATAAAGAAAGTGGCGAACCACATCCACGCACCGTTGAATTGCTTGAAGAGATCGCTCTGCGCGTAGAAAAAGAAGGTATTGAAGCCTGGCAAAAACTGGAAGTTGCTGAACTATTGGGTGAAGAAGCCGCGCAATATGAAAAGAACCGCGACACCTTAGATGTTTGGTTTGACTCAGGTACAACACACTGGCACGTCATTCGTGGATCGCACCGTAACGAACTACTCACTGCTGACGCAGAAACACCAAACGGTCGCTTGGCTGATTTATATCTCGAGGGTTCAGACCAACATCGCGGCTGGTTCCACTCCTCCTTGCTAACGGGCGCCATGCTCGATGGCAAGCCGCCATATAAGGCACTCCTTACGCATGGCTTTACTGTCGACGGCCAAGGCCGCAAGATGAGTAAATCCGTGGGCAATGTGATTGCACCTCAACAAGTTGCAGACAAGCTCGGCGCTGAGATTATTCGCCTCTGGGTTGCCTCTACAGACTACTCTGGCGAAATGACGATCTCAGACGAGATTCTCAAGCGTGTTACCGAGAGTTATCGTCGCATTCGCAATACCTTGCGCTTCTTGCTGGCCAACCTATCTGATTTTGATCCTAGCAAGCACACAATGCCTGCTGAGCAGTGGCTTGAGATTGATCGCTACGCAGTTGCTCTTGCTAATCAATTGCAGAGTGATACTGAAGCGCATTACAAAGCATATGAATTCCAACCAGCAGTAGCTCGCATGCTGTCTTTCTGCTCCGAGGACTTGGGCGGCTTCTATTTAGATATTCTCAAGGATCGCCTCTATACAAGCGCACCGGACTCTCCTGACCGCCGTGCTGCTCAAAATGCACTATTCCAGATCACTCGCAATCTCTTAAAGTGGCTGTCTCCATTCCTCTCCTTCACCGCAGAGGAAGCTTGGAAAGACTTCCCCCATGGTTCGGGCAGCAAGCCTGCAGAATCGATCTTTATGGAAGAGTTTGGCAAGTTCTCTGATATTAATCATGCTGATGAATTGCTTGCTAAATGGAATCGTATTCGTGAAATTCGTTCTGAAGTTACCAAGGCAATTGAGGTGGAGCGCGAAGCAGGTAATGTAGGCTCATCATTGCAAGCTGAACTCACGATCAAAGTAGGTGACGTTGATTTCGCCATCCTGCACTCATTGGAGGATAATTTACGCTTTGTAACGATTACCTCTAGTGCCAATATTGAACTCAGTAATGAGGGGCTAGAAGTTTTGGTACGTGGTAGCCAATATAAAAAATGTGGACGCTGCTGGCATCACACCAAAGACGTAGGAAGCAATGCCGATCACCCAGAATTATGTGGTCGCTGCATTAGCAACTTGTTTGGTGATGGTGATCACCGCCTCTTCGCCTGA
- the lspA gene encoding signal peptidase II has translation MKSLALPRYLAITIVVLLLDQLSKWSALSNLQMGTPEPVLPFLNWLLLFNPGAAFSFLAQGSGWQRWFFTILGLAASVYIIWMLYKNQSDKLLCIALSFILGGALGNVLDRVMYGAVVDFIDVYYGNWHWPAFNIADSAICIGAALIIWGELRKSFGKSAQSH, from the coding sequence ATGAAAAGTCTTGCTCTACCTCGTTATCTTGCAATTACAATCGTCGTGCTATTGCTTGATCAACTTAGCAAGTGGTCGGCGCTCAGTAATTTACAAATGGGCACCCCTGAACCAGTTCTTCCTTTTCTAAACTGGTTACTTCTCTTTAATCCTGGCGCAGCATTTTCATTTCTGGCGCAAGGCTCTGGTTGGCAGCGCTGGTTTTTCACCATTCTTGGGCTGGCAGCATCCGTTTACATTATTTGGATGCTCTATAAAAACCAAAGCGATAAGCTACTCTGCATAGCCTTGAGCTTCATTCTGGGTGGTGCACTTGGTAATGTCTTAGATCGCGTGATGTATGGCGCTGTAGTCGACTTTATTGATGTCTATTACGGCAACTGGCATTGGCCCGCTTTTAATATCGCTGATAGTGCTATCTGTATTGGTGCCGCCCTCATTATTTGGGGTGAATTACGTAAGTCATTTGGCAAATCCGCCCAATCCCATTAA